One window of the Magnolia sinica isolate HGM2019 chromosome 19, MsV1, whole genome shotgun sequence genome contains the following:
- the LOC131234596 gene encoding phytolongin Phyl1.1-like yields MQMDSIQNIVYYCCVAKGNRVLYTYDAGDQEIEALVAVFLERTPPFHIWYFKTVGQRTYGFLMEDGYVYFTIVDEVLGNARVLRLLEHVKDGFKKVVKNGSRSNLASSNPICIEEQLRMVLAIDAVICLVLFGIWLRIFHDFQCIR; encoded by the exons ATGCAGATGGATTCCATTCAAAACATAGTTTATTATTGCTGTGTTGCCAAGGGAAATAGGGTTCTTTACACTTACGATGCAGGAGATCAAGAAATCGAGGCACTGGTTGCAGTTTTCTTAGAGAGAACCCCACCTTTTCACATCTGGTATTTCAAAACAGTTGGGCAAAGGACTTATGGATTTCTAATGGAAGATGGGTACGTTTATTTCACTATTGTAGATGAAGTTCTTGGAAATGCAAGGGTCCTCCGGCTTCTAGAACATGTCAAGGATGGGTTTAAGAAGGTGGTGAAGAACGGTTCGAGGAGTAATTTAGCTAGTTCGAACCCCATCTGCATAGAAGAACAACTG CGGATGGTTCTCGCAATTGATGCAGTTATCTGCTTGGTTTTGTTTGGGATTTGGTTAAGGATTTTCCACGACTTTCAGTGCATTCGTTGA